In a single window of the Populus alba chromosome 16, ASM523922v2, whole genome shotgun sequence genome:
- the LOC118037507 gene encoding AMP deaminase isoform X2, with translation MEAYSLHLAMAALVGASFVAVSAYYMHRKTLNQLLEFAKTVERERERDDNSDGGGGGSSPLHLKKRRSHGRRKGSSGYYNKRGSASLPDVTAIYGGGIDGEEKRNGQVVYVDGIPAGLPRLHTLPEGKSSGHIKRPGSFIRPTSPKSPGASASAFDSVEGSDDEDNMTDNSKLDTTYLHINGNADIKDVLPQHINANGDQVPIPASSMIRSHSVSGDLHGVQPDPIAADILRKEPEHETFARLKISPMEVPSPDEVDSYIVLQECLEMRKRYVFKEAIAPWEKEIISDPSTPKPNPDPFSFTPEGKSDHYFKMEDGVIHVYPNKDSEEELFPVADATTFFTDLHHILRVIAIGNIRTLCHHRLNLLEQKFNLHLMLNADREFLAQKSAPHRDFYNVRKVDTHVHHSACMNQKHLLRFIKSKLRKEPDEVVIFRDGTYLTLKEVFESLDLNGYDLNVDLLDVHADKSTFHRFDKFNLKYNPCGQSRLREIFLKQDNLIQGRFLGELTKQVFSDLSASKYQMAEYRISIYGRKQSEWDQLASWIVNNDLYSENVVWLIQLPRLYNIYKEMGIVTSFQNILDNIFIPLFEVTIDPDSHPQLHVFLKQVVGLDLVDDESKPERRPTKHMPTPTQWTNVFNPAFSYYVYYCYANLYTLNKLRESKGMTTIKFRPHSGEAGDTDHLAATFLTSHNIAHGINLRKSPVLQYLYYLAQIGLAMSPLSNNSLFLDYHRNPFPMFFQRGLNVSLSTDDPLQIHLTKEPLVEEYSIAASVWKLSSCDLCEIARNSVYQSGFSHALKSHWIGKEYYKRGPAGNDIHRTNVPHIRVEFRDAIWRDEMQQVYLGKAVIPKEVDK, from the exons atGGAAGCGTACTCGCTGCATCTAGCGATGGCGGCTCTAGTAGGGGCATCATTTGTGGCAGTATCCGCTTATTATATGCACCGCAAAACCCTAAATCAACTTCTCGAGTTCGCCAAGACGGTAGAGAGAGAACGAGAAAGAGACGACAACTCCGACGGCGGCGGCGGAGGATCGTCGCCGCTGCATTTGAAGAAGCGCCGGAGTCACGGACGGAGGAAGGGAAGTAGCGGTTACTATAACAAGCGTGGCTCGGCTTCGTTACCGGACGTGACGGCGATTTACGGTGGTGGAATTGATGGAGAGGAGAAACGTAATGGTCAGGTGGTTTATGTCGACGGGATTCCGGCTGGATTGCCGAGGCTTCATACTTTGCCTGAAG GGAAATCTTCTGGGCATATCAAGAGGCCTGGAAGTTTTATCAGACCAACTTCTCCAAAGTCTCCTGGTGCTAGTGCTAGTGCCTTTGACAGCGTGGAAGGATCAGATGATGAAGATAACATGACTGATAATTCTAAACTAGACACTACATATCTGCATATCAATGGAAATGCT GATATAAAGGATGTTTTACCACAACACATTAATGCAAATGGAGACCAAGTCCCTATACCTGCTTCAAGCATGATTCGATCCCATAGTGTGTCTGGTGACTTGCATGGTGTTCAGCCTGATCCTATTGCTGCTGATATTCTAAGGAAAGAACCAGAACATGAAACTTTTGCACGACTTAAAATTTCTCCTATGG AGGTGCCATCACCAGATGAAGTGGATTCCTATATAGTTCTTCAAGAATGTCTTGAAATGCGAAAAAGATATGTATTCAAGGAAGCAATCGCACCATGGGAGAAAGAAATTATTTCTGACCCCAGTACACCAAAGCCTAATCCTGACCCTTTCTCCTTCACACCAGAGGGAAAATCTGAT CATTATTTTAAGATGGAAGATGGGGTAATCCATGTCTATCCAAATAAAGACT CTGAGGAAGAACTTTTTCCTGTTGCTGATGCGACAACGTTTTTCACTGATTTGCATCACATACTTCGAGTTATTGCAATTGGAAATATCAGAACTCTATGTCATCATCGGTTGAATCTCCTAGAACAA AAATTCAACCTTCATTTGATGCTTAATGCGGATAGAGAGTTTCTTGCTCAGAAAAGTGCTCCACACCGCGACTTTTATAATGTCAGGAAAGTTGACACGCATGTTCATCATTCTGCGTGCATGAACCAGAAACATCTTTTAAGGTTTATAAAGTCAAAACTGAGGAAAGAGCCTGATGAG GTTGTAATTTTTCGAGATGGAACATACTTGACATTGAAAGAAGTGTTTGAGAGTTTGGATTTGAATGG GTATGATCTCAATGTTGACCTTTTAGATGTACATGCGGACAAGAGCACATTTCATCGCTTTGATAAGTTCAACCTGAAGTACAATCCTTGTGGTCAGAGTAGACTTAGAGAGATTTTCCTTAAACAAGACAATCTTATCCAAG GCCGTTTCCTTGGTGAACTGACAAAACAAGTCTTTTCTGATCTTTCTGCAAGTAAATATCAG ATGGCTGAATACAGAATATCAATATACGGTAGAAAACAGAGTGAATGGGACCAATTGGCTAGTTGGATAGTGAATAATGATTTGTACAGTGAAAATGTTGTTTGGTTAATCCAG CTTCCTCGACTGTACAATATCTACAAGGAAATGGGGATTGTTACATCATTTCAGAATATTCTTGATAATATCTTCATTCCGCTTTTCGAGGTCACAATTGATCCAGATTCGCATCCTCAGTTGCATGTTTTCTTGAAACAG GTTGTTGGGCTGGACCTGGTTGATGATGAAAGCAAACCTGAAAGACGACCCACAAAGCACATGCCTACACCAACTCAATGGACCAATGTGTTCAATCCTGCATTTTCATATTATGTTTATTACTGTTATGCCAACCTCTACACATTAAACAAG CTTCGTGAGTCAAAGGGCATGACAACTATCAAATTCCGTCCCCATTCTGGAGAG GCTGGTGATACTGACCATCTTGCTGCAACATTTCTTACGTCTCATAATATTGCCCACGGGATCAATTTGAGGAAATCTCCAGTACTTCAATATTTGTATTATCTAGCACAA ATTGGCTTAGCTATGTCTCCACTGAGCAACAATTCCTTATTTTTAGACTACCATAGGAATCCTTTTCCAATGTTTTTCCAAAGGGGTCTCAATGTTTCCCTTTCTACCGATGATCCGCTCCAAATTCACTTAACAAAAGAGCCCTTGGTGGAAGAATATAGCATTGCTGCTTCT GTGTGGAAGTTGAGTTCATGTGATCTGTGTGAGATTGCTCGAAATTCAGTCTACCAATCAGGTTTCTCACATGCTTTAAAG TCACACTGGATTGGTAAAGAGTACTACAAGAGAGGACCAGCCGGAAATGATATTCACAGGACAAATGTGCCTCATATCCGGGTGGAATTTCGAGATGCG ATATGGAGAGATGAGATGCAACAAGTTTATCTTGGCAAGGCTGTTATCCCTAAAGAAGTGGACAAGTAA
- the LOC118037506 gene encoding bifunctional monothiol glutaredoxin-S16, chloroplastic has translation MATITISSLQTFPSLHSISLNSPQNTPTLSFYSQSKPFPSISLKPFNTTLKFKPRSLIITAAFKTLSETELITVPLTADEFNSKMPSDCGVYAVYDKSNDLQFIGVTRNIGASVFSHLKSVPELCHSVKVGVVVEPDKASLTEAWKSWMEEYVKTTGKVPPGNETGNATWIRQPPKKKADLRLTPGRHVQLTVPLEELIDRLVKENKVVAFIKGSRSAPMCGFSQRVVGILESEGVDYESVDVLDEEYNYGLRETLKKYSNWPTFPQIFMNGELVGGCDILTSMHEKGELAGQFKK, from the exons ATGGCTACCATCACCATCTCTTCACTACAAACCTTTCCTTCTCTCCACTCTATTTCTTTGAATTCTCCCCAAAATACCCCCACTCTCTCATTCTATTCACAGTCAAAACCCTTCCCTTCCATCTCCTTAAAACCCTTCAATACAACACTTAAATTTAAACCTCGCTCTTTAATTATCACTGCAGCTTTCAAAACCCTCTCAGAGACGGAGTTAATTACTGTCCCATTAACGGCAGATGAGTTTAACTCAAAGATGCCGTCAGATTGTGGCGTTTACGCTGTTTATGATAAAAGTAATGACCTTCAATTTATTGGTGTCACTCGGAATATTGGGGCCAGCGTTTTCTCTCACCTGAAATCCGTGCCGGAGCTATGTCACTCCGTTAAG GTTGGAGTAGTAGTCGAGCCTGATAAAGCGTCTCTGACCGAAGCTTGGAAATCCTGGATGGAAGAATATGTAAAAACCACAGGAAAGGTTCCACCAGGCAATGAAACGGGGAATGCTACTTGGATTCGACAACCACCAAAGAAGAAGGCTGATCTCCGGCTTACACCTGGTCGACATGTCCAGCTAACAGTTCCACTAGAAGAACTCATTGACCGGTTGGTGAAGGAGAACAAAGTGGTGGCTTTCATCAAGGGATCTCGAAGTGCTCCAATGTGTGGATTCTCTCAGAGAGTAGTTGGCATTCTTGAATCTGAAGGTGTGGATTATGAGAGTGTTGACGTGCTTGATGAAGAATACAATTACGGATTGAGGGAAACACTGAAGAAGTATAGTAATTGGCCCACATTCCCACAAATATTCATGAATGGTGAGCTGGTAGGAGGGTGTGATATCTTGACCTCCATGCATGAGAAAGGTGAGCTCGCCGgtcaattcaaaaaatag
- the LOC118037507 gene encoding AMP deaminase isoform X1 produces MEAYSLHLAMAALVGASFVAVSAYYMHRKTLNQLLEFAKTVERERERDDNSDGGGGGSSPLHLKKRRSHGRRKGSSGYYNKRGSASLPDVTAIYGGGIDGEEKRNGQVVYVDGIPAGLPRLHTLPEGKSSGHIKRPGSFIRPTSPKSPGASASAFDSVEGSDDEDNMTDNSKLDTTYLHINGNADIKDVLPQHINANGDQVPIPASSMIRSHSVSGDLHGVQPDPIAADILRKEPEHETFARLKISPMAEVPSPDEVDSYIVLQECLEMRKRYVFKEAIAPWEKEIISDPSTPKPNPDPFSFTPEGKSDHYFKMEDGVIHVYPNKDSEEELFPVADATTFFTDLHHILRVIAIGNIRTLCHHRLNLLEQKFNLHLMLNADREFLAQKSAPHRDFYNVRKVDTHVHHSACMNQKHLLRFIKSKLRKEPDEVVIFRDGTYLTLKEVFESLDLNGYDLNVDLLDVHADKSTFHRFDKFNLKYNPCGQSRLREIFLKQDNLIQGRFLGELTKQVFSDLSASKYQMAEYRISIYGRKQSEWDQLASWIVNNDLYSENVVWLIQLPRLYNIYKEMGIVTSFQNILDNIFIPLFEVTIDPDSHPQLHVFLKQVVGLDLVDDESKPERRPTKHMPTPTQWTNVFNPAFSYYVYYCYANLYTLNKLRESKGMTTIKFRPHSGEAGDTDHLAATFLTSHNIAHGINLRKSPVLQYLYYLAQIGLAMSPLSNNSLFLDYHRNPFPMFFQRGLNVSLSTDDPLQIHLTKEPLVEEYSIAASVWKLSSCDLCEIARNSVYQSGFSHALKSHWIGKEYYKRGPAGNDIHRTNVPHIRVEFRDAIWRDEMQQVYLGKAVIPKEVDK; encoded by the exons atGGAAGCGTACTCGCTGCATCTAGCGATGGCGGCTCTAGTAGGGGCATCATTTGTGGCAGTATCCGCTTATTATATGCACCGCAAAACCCTAAATCAACTTCTCGAGTTCGCCAAGACGGTAGAGAGAGAACGAGAAAGAGACGACAACTCCGACGGCGGCGGCGGAGGATCGTCGCCGCTGCATTTGAAGAAGCGCCGGAGTCACGGACGGAGGAAGGGAAGTAGCGGTTACTATAACAAGCGTGGCTCGGCTTCGTTACCGGACGTGACGGCGATTTACGGTGGTGGAATTGATGGAGAGGAGAAACGTAATGGTCAGGTGGTTTATGTCGACGGGATTCCGGCTGGATTGCCGAGGCTTCATACTTTGCCTGAAG GGAAATCTTCTGGGCATATCAAGAGGCCTGGAAGTTTTATCAGACCAACTTCTCCAAAGTCTCCTGGTGCTAGTGCTAGTGCCTTTGACAGCGTGGAAGGATCAGATGATGAAGATAACATGACTGATAATTCTAAACTAGACACTACATATCTGCATATCAATGGAAATGCT GATATAAAGGATGTTTTACCACAACACATTAATGCAAATGGAGACCAAGTCCCTATACCTGCTTCAAGCATGATTCGATCCCATAGTGTGTCTGGTGACTTGCATGGTGTTCAGCCTGATCCTATTGCTGCTGATATTCTAAGGAAAGAACCAGAACATGAAACTTTTGCACGACTTAAAATTTCTCCTATGG CAGAGGTGCCATCACCAGATGAAGTGGATTCCTATATAGTTCTTCAAGAATGTCTTGAAATGCGAAAAAGATATGTATTCAAGGAAGCAATCGCACCATGGGAGAAAGAAATTATTTCTGACCCCAGTACACCAAAGCCTAATCCTGACCCTTTCTCCTTCACACCAGAGGGAAAATCTGAT CATTATTTTAAGATGGAAGATGGGGTAATCCATGTCTATCCAAATAAAGACT CTGAGGAAGAACTTTTTCCTGTTGCTGATGCGACAACGTTTTTCACTGATTTGCATCACATACTTCGAGTTATTGCAATTGGAAATATCAGAACTCTATGTCATCATCGGTTGAATCTCCTAGAACAA AAATTCAACCTTCATTTGATGCTTAATGCGGATAGAGAGTTTCTTGCTCAGAAAAGTGCTCCACACCGCGACTTTTATAATGTCAGGAAAGTTGACACGCATGTTCATCATTCTGCGTGCATGAACCAGAAACATCTTTTAAGGTTTATAAAGTCAAAACTGAGGAAAGAGCCTGATGAG GTTGTAATTTTTCGAGATGGAACATACTTGACATTGAAAGAAGTGTTTGAGAGTTTGGATTTGAATGG GTATGATCTCAATGTTGACCTTTTAGATGTACATGCGGACAAGAGCACATTTCATCGCTTTGATAAGTTCAACCTGAAGTACAATCCTTGTGGTCAGAGTAGACTTAGAGAGATTTTCCTTAAACAAGACAATCTTATCCAAG GCCGTTTCCTTGGTGAACTGACAAAACAAGTCTTTTCTGATCTTTCTGCAAGTAAATATCAG ATGGCTGAATACAGAATATCAATATACGGTAGAAAACAGAGTGAATGGGACCAATTGGCTAGTTGGATAGTGAATAATGATTTGTACAGTGAAAATGTTGTTTGGTTAATCCAG CTTCCTCGACTGTACAATATCTACAAGGAAATGGGGATTGTTACATCATTTCAGAATATTCTTGATAATATCTTCATTCCGCTTTTCGAGGTCACAATTGATCCAGATTCGCATCCTCAGTTGCATGTTTTCTTGAAACAG GTTGTTGGGCTGGACCTGGTTGATGATGAAAGCAAACCTGAAAGACGACCCACAAAGCACATGCCTACACCAACTCAATGGACCAATGTGTTCAATCCTGCATTTTCATATTATGTTTATTACTGTTATGCCAACCTCTACACATTAAACAAG CTTCGTGAGTCAAAGGGCATGACAACTATCAAATTCCGTCCCCATTCTGGAGAG GCTGGTGATACTGACCATCTTGCTGCAACATTTCTTACGTCTCATAATATTGCCCACGGGATCAATTTGAGGAAATCTCCAGTACTTCAATATTTGTATTATCTAGCACAA ATTGGCTTAGCTATGTCTCCACTGAGCAACAATTCCTTATTTTTAGACTACCATAGGAATCCTTTTCCAATGTTTTTCCAAAGGGGTCTCAATGTTTCCCTTTCTACCGATGATCCGCTCCAAATTCACTTAACAAAAGAGCCCTTGGTGGAAGAATATAGCATTGCTGCTTCT GTGTGGAAGTTGAGTTCATGTGATCTGTGTGAGATTGCTCGAAATTCAGTCTACCAATCAGGTTTCTCACATGCTTTAAAG TCACACTGGATTGGTAAAGAGTACTACAAGAGAGGACCAGCCGGAAATGATATTCACAGGACAAATGTGCCTCATATCCGGGTGGAATTTCGAGATGCG ATATGGAGAGATGAGATGCAACAAGTTTATCTTGGCAAGGCTGTTATCCCTAAAGAAGTGGACAAGTAA